The nucleotide sequence TTATTGGAGTCAAAAGAAGATGACAGCGGAATGGTAATCCTGTCAAAAAGAAAGGCTGACCAACTTCAGAATTGGGAGAAGATATCCCAAAAATATAAAGAAGGCGGCCTTGTCGAAGGAAAAGTATTTAAAAAGGTAAGGGGAGGGTTGATGGTGAATATAGGCATGGAGGCTTTTTTACCAGCTTCCCAGGCCTTTATCCGCCCGACTTCAAACCTTGACCAGCTTATAGGCCAGACCCTTAAGTTTAAAATCGTTAAAACAGATATGCGGCGCAGGAACGTGGTCCTGTCGCATCGCGATTATTTAATGGAAGAGAAGAAGCATCTTAGGGAAAAATTGATCAATGAAATAGAAAAGGGCCAGTTACGTAAAGGTATGGTTAAAAATATCACTGATTTCGGCGCGTTTGTAGACTTAGGCGGAGTAGACGGATTGCTGCATATAACAGATATGAGCTGGTCGAGGATAAGCCATCCATCTGAAGTCGTGGCTATCGGTGATGAAGTAGAAGTGTTGATTTTAAACTTTGACAAGGAGACAAAAAAGGTTTCTTTAGGCTTGAAACAAAAAAGCCCCAGCCCATGGACAGACATAACCAAGAAATACCCTGTCGGTTCCAGAATAAAAGGCCGGGTGGTAAATATTATGCCCTACGGAGTTTTTGTTGAGCTGGAAAAAGGGATCGAGGGTTTGGCCCATATATCTGAATTGTCCTGGACAAAGCGGATTACCCATCCTTCCGAAGTATTGGCTATTGGCGATGTAGTCGAGGCTGTGGTGTTGAGCGTAGATGAAGCCGGCGAAAAGATTTCTTTAGGAATAAAACAGATTGAGATCAATCCCTGGTTGGAGGTGGAGCAGAGATATAAGGTAGGGACCAAGGTGAGCGGGAAGGTGCGCAACCTGGCCAAGTACGGAGCGTTTGTCGAACTGGAAACAGGGATAGACGGCTTGATCCATATCTCGGACATGTCCTGGACCAAAAAGATCAGTCACCCTTCGGAGGTGTTGAAGAAGGGGGAAAAGATAGAAGTAAAGGTTTTGGTGGTCGATCAAAAGTCTAAGAAGATATCACTGGGGTTGAAACAGCTGGAACCCGAGCCCAAAGAAAATGGAACAAAAGATAAAGAAGCAGATTAGCAGAATAAAATGCGGCAGCGTGGAGATGATCTCTGAAAAGGAGATCTTTGAAAAATTACAACAGTCCGGAAAGAACAACAAACCTCTGCGGGTTAAATACGGGGCAGATCCTTCTTGTCCCGACCTTCATTTGGGCCACACGGTTGCCCTGGCTAAGCTAAAACAGATTCAGGATCTGGGTCATAAGGTAGTGTTTATAATCGGAGATTTCACTGCTATGATCGGTGATCCCAGCGGCGAGTCCAAGACCCGAAAACAATTATCAAAAGATGAGGTCAGAGAGAATGCCCGGACGTATCAGCGGCAGGTGTTTAGGGTCCTTGACCGGGAAAAAACAGAAGTAGTTTACAATTCCAGCTGGTGTGAACAAATGAATTTCAGGGAGGTTATAAATTTAGCGTCCAGATATACCGTGGCCCGGATGCTTGAAAGAGACGACTTTTTAAAACGTTATAAAAATAGACAACCGATATCTATTCACGAGTTTTTGTATCCTTTAATCCAGGGGTATGATTCAGTGATGGTCAGAGCAGACATTGAGGTAGGAGGAACGGACCAAAAGTTTAATCTTTTGGTAGGCCGGGAGCTTCAGCGGGATTTTGGCCAGGTTCCGCAGGCAGTAATAATATTACCGCTTTTAGTAGGCCTTGACGGCGTTAAGAAGATGAGTAAGTCCCTGGGTAATTATATTGGACTTACCGATTTACCCCAGGATATGTTTGGTAAGATTATGTCAATAAGCGATGAATTGGCTTCTGATTATTATAGAATTCTTCTGGGAAAGCAAATCGATATTGCCGGCCTGAATAATCCAAAACTGGCAAAATTAGACCTTGCTGCGAAAATAGTTGAAAGAAATTATGACAGCGCCAAGGCTTTGCTGGCCCGTGAACAATTTGAGCGGGTATTCAGCCGGAAAGGACTGCCGGAGAAGATAGAAGAATATGCCTTGGAAAGCAGTTGTCCGGTCTGGATTATTGAACTGTTGAAAGTTACCGGTTGCGCCTCAAGCAGGAGCCAGGCAGAACGCCTGGTCCGGCAGGGTGCTGTAACCATTGACAATAAAAGAATTGAAGATGTCGGGGAAAAAATAAAGGTCAAAGGCAGTTCTATCCTGAAAGTAGGAAAAAGAAAATTCCGAAAAATAATTGCAAAAAAAACTTGACAGCTTAATTTATTTGTGTTATCTTTTGTTCTACATTGCTACCCTAAAAAAGGGAGTTAAATGTTCGTTCTATCGAAATAATTGAATATAGTTTTTTGTGTTTATTTGTTTTTTTGTTCTTTGAAAA is from Candidatus Omnitrophota bacterium and encodes:
- a CDS encoding 30S ribosomal protein S1 gives rise to the protein MSQQKEPERFEDILNLYEKKLNEVKEGQIIKGKVIDFTEKEIIVDIGYKSEGVVPVNEFNGSESLKIGDEVEVLLESKEDDSGMVILSKRKADQLQNWEKISQKYKEGGLVEGKVFKKVRGGLMVNIGMEAFLPASQAFIRPTSNLDQLIGQTLKFKIVKTDMRRRNVVLSHRDYLMEEKKHLREKLINEIEKGQLRKGMVKNITDFGAFVDLGGVDGLLHITDMSWSRISHPSEVVAIGDEVEVLILNFDKETKKVSLGLKQKSPSPWTDITKKYPVGSRIKGRVVNIMPYGVFVELEKGIEGLAHISELSWTKRITHPSEVLAIGDVVEAVVLSVDEAGEKISLGIKQIEINPWLEVEQRYKVGTKVSGKVRNLAKYGAFVELETGIDGLIHISDMSWTKKISHPSEVLKKGEKIEVKVLVVDQKSKKISLGLKQLEPEPKENGTKDKEAD
- the tyrS gene encoding tyrosine--tRNA ligase, whose translation is MEQKIKKQISRIKCGSVEMISEKEIFEKLQQSGKNNKPLRVKYGADPSCPDLHLGHTVALAKLKQIQDLGHKVVFIIGDFTAMIGDPSGESKTRKQLSKDEVRENARTYQRQVFRVLDREKTEVVYNSSWCEQMNFREVINLASRYTVARMLERDDFLKRYKNRQPISIHEFLYPLIQGYDSVMVRADIEVGGTDQKFNLLVGRELQRDFGQVPQAVIILPLLVGLDGVKKMSKSLGNYIGLTDLPQDMFGKIMSISDELASDYYRILLGKQIDIAGLNNPKLAKLDLAAKIVERNYDSAKALLAREQFERVFSRKGLPEKIEEYALESSCPVWIIELLKVTGCASSRSQAERLVRQGAVTIDNKRIEDVGEKIKVKGSSILKVGKRKFRKIIAKKT